Proteins encoded by one window of Carassius auratus strain Wakin chromosome 24, ASM336829v1, whole genome shotgun sequence:
- the LOC113041884 gene encoding protein-cysteine N-palmitoyltransferase HHAT-like protein, with protein sequence MGVKAALPRYELYFYNVVLCMAMLWAARWISDVSSSNSNRKTFKTSVQPGWYYSGRKMDTADVEWMMWFSTFREHIIFALSGHLIFAKICSLLAPQYRSLVFMVYGMLAVCTSMGWAYVTLILSHCVLLYSISLVKLRWLCFVAGLTTLATFKMEPFISWQAGFVTGSFELRPLLFYGGCGFTIMRCMSFALENCEKKDGNYNILELLKYNFYLPFFYFGPIMTFDKYYIQANNPNLTRKDGEMWNISLQGLLHLGVIMIVAILLHFMYILTIPSDMKLLKNISDWALVGLAYLNLVYDWVKAAVMFGVINTISRLDHLDPPKPPKCITMLYVFSEIHFDRGINDFLCKYVYNYLGGKHDNVLDELIASLCTFGIAALWLGPGWVVFIWAFLNCFGRNLELLTAKFFTMEPFISIEMAISESMSRRIRAVFNTFNFWTIVLYNVLALNSLEFAQLVAKRMLLKGFPFTTITVMFVTYCLIQLIKERERRQALIDDPDPIPPPVPIPTAPSPTPTQTDGAPAAQPVDPNKQKAE encoded by the exons ATGGGGGTCAAAGCAGCTCTTCCGAGGTACGAGCTCTACTTTTATAATGTAGTGCTGTGTATGGCAATGCTCTGGGCTGCCAGATGGATATCTGATGTATCCAGCT CAAATTCCAACAGAAAAACCTTCAAGACCAGTGTTCAGCCAGGATGGTATTACTCTGGCAGAAAAATG GATACGGCTGATGTTGAGTGGATGATGTGGTTCTCTACGTTTCGAGAGCATATCATCTTTGCACTCTCAGGTCATCTGATCTTTGCCAAGATTTGCTCCTTGCTGGCTCCACAG TACAGATCTCTGGTGTTCATGGTGTATGGTATGCTGGCGGTTTGCACCAGTATGGGCTGGGCCTACGTCACACTCATCCTCTCTCACTGTGTGCTGCTCTATAGCATCTCTCTGGTCAAGCTCAGGTGGCTCTGCTTCGTTGCTGGACTCACGACACTGGCCACTTTTAAAATGGAGCCCTTCATTTCCTGGCAG GCAGGGTTTGTGACTGGCAGTTTTGAGCTGCGTCCTCTTCTGTTCTACGGCGGCTGTGGATTCACCATCATGCGCTGTATGAGTTTCGCTCTGGAGAACTGTGAGAAGAAAGATGGAAACTACAACATCCTGGAGCTTCTCAAGTACAACTTCTACCTTCCCTTCTTTTACTTCGGACCCATCATGACCTTCGACAAGTATTACATTCAG GCCAATAACCCTAACCTGACAAGGAAGGATGGTGAGATGTGGAACATTTCCCTTCAGGGCCTGCTACACCTGGGGGTTATTATGATAGTGGCGATCCTTCTACACTTCATGTACATTCTGACCATACCTAGTGACATGAAGCTTCTTAAAAATATCTCAGACTGGGCCCTTG TTGGATTGGCTTATTTAAATCTGGTGTATGATTGGGTGAAAGCAGCGGTGATGTTCGGAGTGATAAACACAATATCGAGACTGGATCATCTGGACCCTCCCAAACCACCAAAATGTATAACAATGCTCTATGTGTTCTCTGAGAT acacttTGATCGAGGAATAAATGATTTTCTCTGCAA GTATGTCTATAATTATCTCGGTGGGAAGCATGACAATGTTTTGGATGAGCTGATAGCCTCTCTGTGCACGTTTGGCATCGCAGCGCTCTGGCTGGGACCAGGCTGGGTGGTTTTCATCTGGGCTTTCTTAAACTGCTTTGGCCGTAATCTTGAATTGTTGACCGCCAAGTTCTTCACCATGGAACCTTTTATTTCTATTGAG ATGGCGATATCAGAATCTATGTCACGCAGGATCAGGGCTGTGTTTAATACCTTCAACTTCTGGACAATTGTCCTTTATAATGTCCTGGCACTGAACAGTCTTGAATTTGCCCAACTAGTTGCCAAGAGGATGTTACTGAAAG GTTTCCCCTTCACCACCATCACTGTGATGTTCGTTACCTACTGCTTGATTCAGCTGATTAAGGAAAGAGAAAGAAGACAGGCTTTGATTGATGATCCAGACCCAATCCCCCCTCCAGTGCCCATTCCCACGGCCCCCAGCCCCACCCCCACCCAGACAGACGGTGCCCCTGCTGCCCAGCCTGTGGACCCAAACAAGCAAAAGGCGGAGTAG
- the LOC113041883 gene encoding LOW QUALITY PROTEIN: zinc finger protein 652 (The sequence of the model RefSeq protein was modified relative to this genomic sequence to represent the inferred CDS: deleted 1 base in 1 codon) gives MLQTSDQNVERSAAEFFLLEDATLHFPHLMDRHLYQPQVSSHKDVLGDHIPYFQALISQSQPLHCINLAFQLLGIQILNVICISIFEVLQVSLVLQMSSCHKLLGSNEMANTDGQGTASSNQMYKMKELEKMYTQQGNGTFSLLDSGDSREVTQTHSSSVHSSPQAKHFYKKDDSGGGVASGGGRGLCTMEGGASINDAGSRESSVSFNREQIIVEVNLNNQTLNVSKGSDGKGVTFKYSSLLIHRHANISTAVEGKEQDDNEDVGEDEEEEYENRKEGMENCSDDEDDEDEEENDLDIPKTGCTSVERCRALRIPTDAIGMRQTLIDSTLGEGRKRRKEQESLGQKVKLEEKQHFSCKKCPRIFNNRWYLEKHMNVTHNRMQICNKCGKRFLLESELQLHHQTNCEKNIQCVTCGKAFKKLWSLHEHNKIVHGYAEKKFSCEICEKKFYTMAHVRKHMVAHTKDMPFTCETCGKSFKRSMSLKVHSLQHSGEKPFKCENCSERFQYKYQLRSHMSIHIGHKQFMCQWCGKDFNMKQYFDEHMKTHTGEKPYICEICGKSFTSRPNMKRHRRTHTGEKPYPCDVCGQRFRFSNMLKAHKEKCFQVSNPMVSDTTNLVDLDPTSTDKDPPASQLTSHPVTPLGEASSLHQVKSLSLPFIHSIVGLPSPPGLFSTERVNSGNI, from the exons ATGCTACAGACCTCGGATCAAAATG TGGAGAGGAGCGCTGCTGAGTTCTTTCTGCTGGAGGATGCAACGCTGCACTTCCCTCATTTAATGGACAGGCATCTCTACCAGCCTCAGGTTTCCTCCCACAAGGACGTGCTGGGTGACCACATCCCCTACTTCCAGGCCCTCATCTCCCAGAGTCAACCGCTGCACTGCATAAACCTGGCCTTTCAGTTGCTAGGTATCCAAATCCTCAACGTCATCTGTATCTCCATCTTCGAAGTCCTACAAGTGTCACTTGTGCTCCAGATGAGTTCCTGTCACAAGCTACTTGGGTCCAATGAGATGGCAAACACAGACGGGCAGGGTACTGCCTCGTCCAATCAGATGTACAAGATGAAGGAGCTTGAGAAGATGTACACACAGCAAGGAAATGGTACATTCTCATTGCTTGACAGTGGGGACAGTAGGGAAGTCACGCAGACACATTCATCTAGCGTCCACTCCAGCCCTCAAGCCAAACACTTCTACAAAAAGGATGATAGTGGAGGGGGAGTGGCTAGTGGAGGAGGGCGGGGCTTATGCACAATGGAGGGAGGGGCCAGTATAAATGATGCAGGATCTCGGGAGAGTTCTGTCTCCTTTAACAGAGAGCAGATTATAGTGGAGGTCAACCTAAATAACCAGACTTTGAATGTTTCTAAAGGGTCCGATGGCAAGGGTGTCACCTTCAAGTAC TCATCCCTCCTCATTCACCGTCACGCCAATATTTCCACTGCGGTGGAGGGTAAGGAGCAAGACGATAATGAAGATGTCGGCGAGGATGAAGAAGAAGAGTATGAAAACAGAAAGGAAGGGATGGAAAATTGCAGCGATGATGAGGacgatgaagatgaagaggagaaTGATCTCGACATTCCAAAAACAGGATGCACTAGCGTGGAAAGATGCCGTGCCTTGAGAATACCAACAGACGCCATCGGCATGAGACAGACGCTAATTGACTCTACACTAGGGgaggggaggaagaggaggaaagaGCAGGAGAGTCTGGGGCAGAAGGTGAAGCTAGAAGAAAAGCAGCACTTTTCTTGCAAGAAATGCCCTCGTATTTTTAACAACCGCTGGTACTTGGAGAAGCACATGAACGTCACCCACAACCGCATGCAGATCTGCAATAAATGCGGCAAGCGCTTTTTACTGGAGAGCGAGTTGCAGCTTCACCATCAGACAAACTgtgagaaaaacatacag TGCGTGACTTGTGGAAAAGCCTTTAAAAAGCTGTGGTCTTTACACGAACACAACAAGATTGTCCACGGATATGCTGAGAAGAAGTTCTCTTGTGAAATCTGCGAAAAGAAGTTCTACACCATGGCACATGTCCGGAAACACATGGTTG CTCACACTAAGGACATGCCGTTCACTTGTGAAACGTGTGGGAAATCCTTCAAACGCAGCATGTCTCTAAAAGTGCACTCTCTTCAGCACTCTGGAGAAAAGCCCTTCAAGTGTGAG AACTGCAGTGAAAGATTCCAGTACAAATACCAGCTGAGGTCACACATGAGCATCCATATCGGACACAAGCAGTTCATGTGCCAGTGGTGTGGGAAAGACTTCAACATGAAGCAGTACTTCGATGAACACATGAAGACCCACACTG GAGAGAAACCATATATCTGTGAGATCTGTGGAAAGAGCTTCACGAGCCGGCCCAACATGAAACGGCACCGCCGCACTCACACTGGCGAGAAGCCGTACCCCTGTGACGTGTGCGGACAGCGTTTCCGCTTCTCCAACATGCTCAAAGCCCACAAGGAGAAGTGCTTCCAGGTCAGCAACCCCATGGTATCTGATACCACCAACCTTGTGGACCTGGACCCCACGTCAACTGATAAGGACCCCCCAGCTAGTCAGTTAACCAGCCACCCTGTAACTCCTCTCGGTGAGGCGTCCAGTCTCCACCAGGTCAAGTCGCTCTCGCTACCCTTCATCCACTCTATTGTAGGTCTTCCATCTCCCCCGGGCCTGTTTTCCACTGAAAGAGTTAACTCCGGTAACATCTAG
- the nktr gene encoding LOW QUALITY PROTEIN: NK-tumor recognition protein (The sequence of the model RefSeq protein was modified relative to this genomic sequence to represent the inferred CDS: inserted 2 bases in 1 codon): MGVKDRPQCYFDVEINREPVGRIVFQLFSDICPKTSKNFLCLCTGEKGSGKTTGKKLCYKGSTFHRVVKNFMIQGGDFTEGNGRGGESIYGGFFEDENFTLKHDKAFLLSMANRGKDTNGSQFFITTKTAPHLDGVHVVFGLVISGFEVIKNIEGLKTDSASRPYADVRVIDCGQLITKSANDVLQGKRRKAFHSEDDSQSSSESSSQYSFSDGESDKNYSSRKRKSNSKSKHSKRKRRETKKDRETVKTAGHESHAEEEMAEEDDGEAEQNVKREKLVVRPEEIPPVPENRFLLRRDMPTQEEIVKTAVQDTVVAPNDTKPTVTKSGRKIKGRGTMRYHTPPRSKSRSESDGERGSSETPPHWKEEMQRTKAYQPPSVERWSKGERWDDRSDTPRSRSRSEERSLSEASVYSSHHRSKKEKKKTKRKKKSKKRKHSKKHKKNKTKEASLSEEEMSGSSGKRSKHSSRAERRHSRSRSHSFSPSSSRHSHRSYRSGSEKRRYLSSSSRDSRSYSRSRSRSYSRSRSRSDKRVRSSMRSSHSRSGRSVTHSRSLSRSRSRYRTRSRTRSNSRYSSETPPRSRKRNELRSPRKSKPTEGCISKLDKPVPKSVQGEESKAQSAASSESVSVLPLSDSPPPSRWKPGQKPWKPSYVRIQEIKVKSAPASNALISPSSNVPQEAMSSLKPDMAASQRNPSSSDNNVPDRTSAKXSLSRSSSPTQSRSSSKSQSQYGSRSSSCSGSESYNSYKGRTTEKKRKHRRSHRNSQKRDKHADHGSGHKDSAPSSEDISDNPNSPLHGHNDSLVQRSTLKGTNPNQGKVPLMDNNNASGWESEGENSSKTNTALEHNQLPISDEGLTEMKKRQILSRCWESESDSEMPDKKVVSDAKHVSEKEEGEASSESEYEYPLWTCNKSNQGAKMSNELKGNEELSADTKTSKHKNKKAKRKHKRKRRNSSKSGSHRSKVKKSKKHQKPKETFHWQPPLEFGDEGEEDDSVTQAKQFHIANPDAVNDGAKRRIKAGKIKHQVSENKDEDQGNIESSQDMFSVESSKGIDENGKVTESQKSKLNSNTERSPDQGHVEIHTNLSKTNLASNKPRDPKKVDICPPQAIPEAKQPGAKAIGFSPLKSIKNNGSALVPTQIERGNSATIGSVLPQGSQPEESVPGDTSLSAVENKWKPLTGMTVGQTITIKPLVMKINKMQDQLEGKAQGLKIEIKSKSRVRPGSLFDEVRKTARLNQRPRNQDSSSEEDSIPATGERAGSHSRNKSRSVSSHRSHRRSRSHSYSRSRSRSRSYTYSSRSYSRSRSRSRYSRAHSHSRSSTYRSSRSLSDSRSHSRSRHRGHHRSRSDSYDSYSSRSRSRSRRRGHRRSESSDRRSRSYRSYSRSSSRRRSRSRSSRYS, from the exons AACTACTAAGACAGCGCCTCATCTAGATGG AGTGCATGTGGTCTTCGGGCTAGTCATCTCTGGCTTTGAGGTCATAAAGAATATTGAAGGGCTGAAGACCGACTCAGCCAGCAGACCCTATGCTGACGTCAGAGTGATTGACTGCGGACAGCTGATTACAAAGTCTGCTAACGATG TTCTTCAAGGCAAAAGGAGGAAAGCATTCCATTCTGAGGATGACTCTCAGAGTTCTTCTGAGTCTTCATCTCAGTATTCCTTCTCCGATGGAGAGTCTGACAAAAATTATTCATCTCGAAAGAGGAAAAGCAACTCGAAGAGTAAGCACTcaaagagaaaaagaagagagACAAAGAAGGACAGAGAGACAGTTAAAACAGCAGGACATGAAAG TCATGCTGAGGAAGAGATGGCAGAGGAAGATGATGGTGAGGCTGAGCAGAATGTGAAAAGGGAGAAGCTTGTGGTTCGACCAGAAGAGATCCCACCTGTGCCAGAGAACCGCTTCCTGCTCCGCAGAGACATGCCTACCCAGGAGGAGATAGTAAAAAC GGCCGTGCAAGACACAGTCGTGGCACCAAATGACACAAAACCAACTGTCACAAAATCTGGACGCAAGATCAAAGGCCGTGGTACTATG AGGTACCATACACCCCCCCGGTCAAAGTCCCGATCAGAGTCAGATGGGGAACGGGGGAGCAGTGAGACTCCTCCACACTGGAAAGAGGAAATGCAGAGGACTAAGGCTTACCAGCCCCCCAGTGTGGAGAGATGGAGTAAAGGAGAAAG GTGGGATGACAGAAGTGACACCCCAAGGTCTAGGTCAAGATCAGAAGAGCGTTCCTTAAGTGAGGCTTCTGTATATTCAAGCCACCATcgatctaaaaaagaaaaaaagaaaaccaaacgcAAGAAGAAATCTAAGAAACGAAAGCACTCAAAGAAACATAAAAAGAACAAGACCAAGGAGGCCTCCCTGTCTGAGGAAGAGATGTCTGGGTCCTCAGGCAAGAGGTCGAAACACTCAAGCCGTGCAGAGAGGAGACATTCTCGATCACGCTCTCATTCTTTCTCTCCCTCATCGTCACGCCACTCCCACAGATCGTATAGGTCAGGATCAGAAAAGAGACGCTACTTATCAAGCTCTTCTAGAGATTCACGATCTTATTCGAGGTCCAGGAGCAGATCTTATTCCAGAAGTCGGTCAAGGTCTGATAAGCGGGTTCGATCATCCATGAGGTCAAGTCATAGTCGATCAGGACGGTCTGTTACACATTCTAGGTCACTGTCTCGTTCTCGATCGAGATACAGGACAAGGTCAAGAACCAGATCAAACTCTAGGTATAGTTCAGAAACCCCACCACGTTCCAGGAAAAGAAATGAGTTGAGATCCCCTCGAAAGTCAAAGCCTACAGAGGGTTGTATTTCCAAATTGGACAAGCCTGTCCCTAAATCAGTTCAAGGTGAAGAATCTAAAGCCCAATCAGCAGCGTCTTCAGAAAGTGTCTCTGTGTTGCCTTTGAGTGATAGTCCACCTCCTTCTCGATGGAAACCAGGCCAAAAACCCTGGAAACCATCTTATGTCCGCATTCAAGAAATCAAAGTAAAATCAGCCCCAGCTTCAAATGCACTAATCAGCCCATCATCAAATGTACCTCAGGAGGCAATGTCCTCTCTAAAGCCAGACATGGCTGCTAGTCAAAGGAACCCCAGCAGCAGTGACAATAATGTTCCTGATAGGACTTCTGCAAA CAGTTTGTCCAGGAGCAGTTCACCTACTCAATCACGTAGTAGCAGCAAATCACAGAGTCAATACGGCAGCAGATCTTCCTCTTGCAGTGGGTCAGAGTCATATAATTCATACAAAGGAAGAAccactgaaaaaaagagaaaacatcgTAGATCTCACAGAAATAGCCAAAAGAGGGACAAGCATGCAGATCATGGTAGTGGCCATAAAGATTCAGCTCCCTCCTCAGAGGACATATCAGACAATCCAAACAGTCCTTTACACGGACACAATGATTCCTTGGTACAGAGAAGCACACTGAAAGGCACAAATCCCAATCAAGGGAAAGTACCATTAATGGACAACAATAATGCATCTGGATGGGAAAGTGAAGGAGAGAACTCAAGTAAGACTAATACTGCTCTGGAACACAACCAACTCCCTATTAGTGATGAGGGACTTACTGAAATGAAAAAGAGACAGATTTTGTCTCGTTGCTGGGAGTCTGAGAGTGACTCTGAAATGCCAGACAAAAAAGTAGTAAGTGATGCCAAACATGTGTCTGAAAAAGAGGAGGGAGAGGCTAGTTCAGAATCAGAATATGAATATCCTTTATGGACCTGTAATAAGTCAAACCAAGGAGCAAAAATGTCTAATGAATTAAAAGGTAATGAGGAGCTGTCTGCAGACACAAAGACTTCAAAGCACAAGAACAAGAAAGCCAAGCGGAAGCACAAGCGCAAGAGGAGGAACTCTTCCAAGTCAGGATCTCACAGATCCAAGGTCAAGAAATCCAAGAAGCACCAGAAGCCGAAAGAGACATTTCACTGGCAGCCTCCACTGGAGTTTGGTGATGAAGGTGAGGAGGATGATTCAGTCACTCAAGCAAAGCAATTTCACATAGCAAATCCTGATGCAGTCAATGATGGAGCAAAAAGGCGTATAAAAGCTGGAAAGATCAAGCACCAAGTCTCAGAAAATAAGGATGAGGATCAAGGGAATATCGAATCATCACAAGATATGTTTTCAGTAGAGTCTTCTAAAGGTATTGATGAGAATGGGAAGGTGACTGAAAGTCAGAAATCAAAGCTAAATAGCAATACTGAAAGAAGTCCAGATCAAGGCCATGTAGAGATCCATACCAATCTTTCGAAAACTAACTTGGCAAGTAACAAACCAAGAGACCCCAAAAAAGTTGATATATGTCCTCCACAGGCCATCCCAGAAGCTAAGCAACCAGGTGCCAAAGCGATTGGATTTTCCCctctaaaaagtattaaaaataatggtagtGCACTTGTTCCAACTCAAATAGAAAGAGGAAACTCTGCGACTATTGGATCTGTTTTACCTCAAGGCAGTCAGCCAGAGGAATCTGTACCTGGTGACACTTCTCTCTCAGCAGTTGAAAATAAATGGAAACCTTTGACAGGCATGACTGTTGGGCAGACCATTACTATAAAGCCTCtggttatgaaaataaataaaatgcaagatCAGCTGGAGGGAAAGGCCCAGGGTCTCAAGATTGAGATCAAGAGCAAGAGTAGAGTCCGTCCAGGATCCTTGTTTGACGAGGTACGAAAGACTGCTCGTTTAAATCAGAGACCCAGAAATCAAGACAGTTCAAGTGAAGAAGACTCTATTCCAGCAACAGGAGAAAGGGCTGGATCCCACTCTCGAAATAAGTCAAGGTCTGTGTCCAGTCATAGGTCCCACCGCAGAAGTAGGTCTCATTCATATAGCCGCTCCAGGAGCAGGTCCAGAAGCTACACCTACTCTTCCAG GAGCTACAGTAGAAGTAGAAGCAGGAGTAGATACAGCAGAGCACACTCTCATTCTCGAAGTAGCACCTACCGAAGTTCCCGTAG CCTTTCAGACAGTAGAAGTCATTCTAGAAGTCGCCACAGAGGTCACCACAGATCAAG GTCCGACTCTTACGATAGTTATTCTAGCCGCAGCCGCAGTCGTAGCAGGAGAAGAGGGCATCGAAGAAGTGAGAGCTCTGACCGCAGGTCCAG GTCATATCGCTCTTACAGTCGCAGTTCGTCCAGGAGGCGAAGTCGTAGCCGAAGCAGTCGATACAGTTGA